Proteins from a single region of Pseudomonas sp. BSw22131:
- the hyi gene encoding hydroxypyruvate isomerase: MPRLCANLSMLFTELPFLQRFEAAARAGFSGVEYLFPYDFSSAQIKAELEANGLTQVLFNLPAGDWANGERGIACHPDRVEEFRAGVDLAIAYAKVLENTQVNCLAGIRPHGPDEQQLETTLVGNLRYAADRLQAEGIDLVMEMINTRDIPGFYLTHTRQALAIREKVGSRNLSLQYDIYHMQIMEGDLARTMEEHLPAIRHVQLADNPGRHEPGTGEINYPFLFEHLDRLGYRGWIGCEYKPLTTTQAGLGWLKTHNLI, encoded by the coding sequence ATGCCACGTTTATGCGCCAATCTTTCCATGCTGTTCACGGAATTGCCGTTTTTGCAGCGCTTCGAAGCGGCCGCCCGCGCGGGCTTCAGCGGTGTCGAATATCTGTTCCCCTATGACTTCAGTTCCGCGCAGATCAAGGCCGAGCTTGAGGCCAACGGACTGACACAAGTGCTGTTCAACCTGCCCGCAGGCGACTGGGCCAACGGTGAGCGAGGGATCGCCTGCCACCCTGACCGGGTCGAGGAATTCCGGGCCGGGGTCGACCTCGCCATCGCCTACGCCAAGGTGCTGGAGAACACGCAGGTCAACTGTCTGGCCGGGATAAGGCCGCATGGGCCCGATGAGCAACAGCTGGAAACAACGTTGGTCGGCAACCTGCGTTACGCCGCCGACAGGCTGCAAGCCGAGGGTATCGACCTGGTGATGGAGATGATCAACACCCGCGATATCCCTGGGTTTTACCTGACACATACCCGGCAGGCGCTGGCGATTCGCGAGAAGGTCGGCAGCCGTAACCTGTCGCTGCAATACGACATTTATCACATGCAAATCATGGAGGGCGACTTGGCGCGCACGATGGAAGAGCATCTCCCGGCGATTCGCCACGTGCAACTGGCAGACAACCCCGGCCGCCATGAGCCCGGGACGGGCGAGATCAATTATCCGTTTTTGTTTGAGCATCTGGACCGGTTGGGCTATCGCGGCTGGATCGGTTGCGAATACAAACCGCTGACCACTACCCAGGCCGGGCTTGGCTGGCTGAAGACCCATAACCTGATTTGA
- the gcl gene encoding glyoxylate carboligase, producing MTRMRAIESAVLVMRREGVDTAFGIPGAAINPLYAAFKKLGGVDHVLARHVEGASHMAEGYTRAVAGNIGVCIGTSGPAGTDMITGLYSASADSIPILCITGQAPRARLHKEDFQAVDIASIAAPVAKWATTVMEPGQVPYVFQKAFQLMRSGRPGPVLIDLPFDVQMAEIEFDIEAYEPLPVVKPRASRKQIEKALTLLNAAERPLIVAGGGVINADACEALVAFAELTGIPVIPTLMGWGVIPDDHPQMAGMVGLQTSHRYGNATLLASDMVMGIGNRWANRHTGTVSVYSQGRTFIHIDIEPTQIGRVLMPDLGIVSDAGAALDMLLEVAREWHTAGKLKDRRAWLASCQERKRTLKRKTHFENIPVKPQRVYEEMNQYFGKDTCYVSTIGLSQIAGAQFLHVYKPRHWINCGQAGPLGWTLPAALGVVKADPSRQVVALSGDYDFQFMIEELAVGAQFKLPYIHVVVNNSYLGLIRQAQRNFDIDFCVQLGFDNINAPELEGYGVDHIAVAEGLGCKAIRVTDPEQLQAAFAQATRLMQQHRVPVVVEIILERVTNIAMGTEINAINEFEALAETRADAPTAISLMN from the coding sequence ATGACCCGCATGAGAGCCATCGAATCCGCCGTTCTGGTGATGCGCCGTGAAGGGGTCGATACCGCATTCGGTATCCCCGGCGCTGCAATCAACCCGCTGTACGCCGCGTTCAAAAAGCTTGGCGGCGTCGATCACGTGCTGGCGCGGCACGTTGAAGGCGCGTCGCACATGGCTGAGGGGTACACACGCGCAGTGGCCGGGAACATTGGCGTGTGCATTGGCACCTCCGGTCCTGCGGGCACTGACATGATCACCGGCCTGTATTCGGCGTCGGCCGATTCGATCCCGATTTTGTGCATCACCGGGCAAGCCCCTCGCGCGCGGCTGCACAAGGAAGACTTTCAGGCGGTAGATATCGCCAGCATCGCTGCACCGGTTGCCAAATGGGCGACCACGGTCATGGAGCCGGGCCAGGTGCCGTACGTGTTTCAAAAAGCCTTCCAGTTGATGCGCAGCGGTCGGCCAGGGCCGGTGCTGATCGACCTTCCGTTCGACGTACAAATGGCTGAGATCGAGTTCGACATCGAGGCCTACGAACCGCTGCCTGTCGTCAAGCCTCGCGCAAGCCGCAAGCAGATCGAAAAGGCTCTCACCCTCCTGAATGCAGCCGAACGGCCGCTGATCGTCGCGGGCGGCGGCGTCATCAATGCCGACGCTTGCGAGGCGCTGGTGGCGTTCGCGGAGCTGACCGGCATCCCGGTGATTCCTACGCTCATGGGCTGGGGAGTCATCCCCGATGATCATCCGCAAATGGCCGGCATGGTCGGTTTGCAAACGTCTCACCGGTACGGCAACGCCACCCTGCTCGCCTCCGACATGGTGATGGGCATCGGCAATCGTTGGGCCAATCGCCACACCGGCACGGTCTCGGTCTACAGCCAAGGTCGCACTTTTATTCACATCGACATCGAGCCCACGCAGATCGGGCGAGTGTTGATGCCCGACCTCGGGATAGTGTCCGACGCAGGCGCGGCACTGGACATGCTGCTGGAGGTCGCCCGGGAATGGCACACCGCAGGGAAACTCAAGGACAGACGCGCCTGGCTCGCCAGTTGCCAGGAACGCAAGCGCACGCTGAAACGCAAGACCCATTTCGAGAACATTCCGGTCAAGCCCCAGCGCGTGTACGAGGAAATGAACCAGTACTTCGGCAAGGACACGTGTTACGTCAGCACCATCGGCTTGTCGCAGATCGCCGGGGCGCAGTTTCTGCACGTCTACAAGCCACGGCACTGGATTAACTGCGGACAGGCAGGGCCGCTGGGCTGGACCCTTCCCGCCGCGCTGGGCGTGGTGAAGGCCGACCCGAGCCGCCAGGTGGTGGCATTGTCGGGCGACTATGACTTCCAGTTCATGATCGAAGAGCTGGCCGTGGGCGCGCAGTTCAAGCTGCCGTACATCCATGTGGTGGTGAACAATTCTTACCTGGGGTTGATCCGCCAGGCGCAGCGCAACTTCGACATCGATTTCTGCGTGCAACTGGGTTTCGACAACATCAATGCGCCGGAGCTTGAGGGCTACGGGGTCGATCACATCGCGGTCGCCGAGGGGCTGGGTTGCAAGGCGATTCGGGTCACCGACCCGGAACAGCTTCAAGCGGCGTTCGCACAAGCAACACGCTTGATGCAGCAGCACCGCGTGCCGGTGGTGGTCGAGATCATTCTGGAGCGCGTGACCAACATTGCGATGGGCACCGAGATAAACGCAATCAATGAGTTCGAAGCGCTGGCCGAAACCCGCGCCGATGCGCCGACCGCCATCAGCCTGATGAATTGA
- a CDS encoding LysR family transcriptional regulator, translating into MDRYTEVRSYVLVATRGSFAAAALVEGVTPVIMGRRLSALEDRLGVKLIHRSTRGLTLTDSGESYLENAKAVLQSFEDLDASISENENSVRGHLVISAPAGFGRHHVAPHAPEFQARFPDLQLSFNLTDSVVDLVQEGYDMSIRIGEVLDPNYVAIKLYANKRVVCGAPSYFERHGRPLQLEDLAGHNCLSFNLQGGQHRGWTFQRDGKPVAIKVGGNLYCNDGELLFDWAKRGLGLSWRSWWEIQSAVQNGTLITVLDDFALPSYDIQAVYPQQHYLPAKVRFFIAFLKEVYNRPGYWLQG; encoded by the coding sequence ATGGACCGCTACACAGAAGTGCGCAGTTACGTGCTGGTGGCGACACGCGGCAGCTTTGCCGCCGCGGCATTGGTGGAAGGTGTGACCCCGGTGATCATGGGCCGCCGCCTGAGTGCACTGGAGGATCGGCTGGGCGTGAAGCTGATCCATCGCTCGACCCGTGGGCTGACCCTGACCGACTCAGGGGAGTCGTATCTGGAAAACGCCAAGGCTGTGTTGCAGTCGTTCGAGGACCTGGACGCCAGCATCAGTGAGAACGAAAACAGCGTGCGTGGGCACTTGGTGATATCAGCACCCGCCGGTTTCGGTCGGCACCACGTTGCGCCGCATGCCCCGGAATTTCAGGCGCGATTCCCTGATCTGCAACTGTCGTTCAACCTGACTGACAGCGTGGTGGACCTGGTGCAGGAGGGGTATGACATGAGCATCAGGATTGGCGAAGTGCTCGACCCCAACTACGTGGCGATCAAGCTGTACGCCAACAAGCGCGTGGTGTGTGGCGCACCGTCGTACTTCGAGCGCCACGGCAGGCCGCTGCAACTGGAAGACCTCGCGGGGCATAACTGCCTGTCGTTCAACTTGCAGGGCGGGCAGCACAGGGGCTGGACGTTTCAGCGCGACGGCAAGCCCGTGGCGATCAAGGTCGGCGGCAATCTTTACTGCAACGACGGCGAGTTGCTGTTTGACTGGGCAAAACGCGGCCTGGGCTTGAGCTGGCGTTCATGGTGGGAGATTCAGAGCGCGGTGCAAAACGGAACATTGATCACCGTGCTGGACGATTTCGCGCTGCCCAGCTACGACATTCAGGCGGTGTATCCGCAGCAGCACTACTTGCCGGCAAAAGTGCGCTTTTTTATCGCGTTTCTTAAAGAGGTTTACAACCGGCCGGGGTACTGGCTGCAGGGCTGA
- a CDS encoding 2-keto-4-pentenoate hydratase gives MNQTSHEATVAELIVDAMRQGQKITEIHPHYVPVDKVSAYALQQHILKLRDTTIGGWKVGSKSPTGPIQGSLLPDDGLFASGSQLEYTDYPSPILELEIAFRLNRAFTPREQPYSDEEVLSSIGSMGATIEVVSSRFAAWPKIEPLLALGDLLNHGALIVGEFVDYEPDFPFIEPALTLTYADEDIVPGDGANPAGDPRRLLPWLVNHYTTQGNTLTPEIIITTGSYTGMYRTQGAGLAVGEIRGLPPISFELV, from the coding sequence GTGAATCAAACCTCTCACGAAGCCACTGTCGCCGAATTGATAGTCGACGCCATGCGTCAGGGCCAGAAGATCACCGAGATTCATCCCCATTACGTGCCTGTCGATAAAGTTAGCGCGTACGCCCTGCAACAACACATCCTCAAACTGCGTGACACGACCATTGGCGGATGGAAGGTCGGCTCCAAATCTCCTACCGGCCCCATTCAGGGGTCTCTGCTGCCGGATGACGGGCTGTTCGCCAGTGGTAGCCAGCTCGAGTACACCGATTACCCGTCGCCTATCCTGGAGCTTGAAATCGCCTTTCGCCTCAACCGCGCCTTCACGCCACGCGAGCAGCCTTACTCCGATGAAGAGGTGCTGAGCAGCATCGGTTCGATGGGGGCAACCATAGAAGTGGTTTCAAGCCGTTTCGCCGCATGGCCGAAGATCGAGCCTCTGCTGGCGCTGGGTGACCTGCTCAATCACGGGGCGCTGATTGTGGGTGAATTTGTTGATTACGAGCCCGACTTCCCGTTTATCGAACCCGCACTGACGCTGACTTATGCCGACGAGGACATCGTCCCCGGCGACGGCGCCAACCCGGCAGGCGATCCACGGCGGTTGCTGCCATGGCTGGTGAATCACTACACCACACAAGGCAACACGCTGACCCCGGAGATCATCATCACCACCGGCTCTTACACCGGGATGTATCGGACCCAGGGCGCAGGCCTGGCAGTGGGAGAAATCCGCGGCTTGCCACCGATCTCTTTCGAGCTGGTGTGA
- a CDS encoding DUF2790 domain-containing protein: protein MKYPTFIALSLFSTFASANGAVDTARAQPVPEAVAYTYSQTLDIAKVIDITTAADVATACGPVESHMVYLDSKGVKHNLEYTRLGDGCQSG, encoded by the coding sequence ATGAAATATCCGACGTTCATCGCCCTTTCGTTGTTCAGCACATTCGCGTCGGCCAACGGTGCTGTCGATACCGCCAGGGCCCAGCCGGTGCCTGAGGCCGTGGCGTACACTTATTCGCAAACGCTCGACATCGCGAAAGTGATCGACATTACGACCGCTGCCGACGTCGCCACTGCGTGTGGTCCGGTCGAGTCACACATGGTCTACCTCGACAGCAAAGGCGTGAAACACAACCTTGAATACACCCGTCTGGGCGATGGCTGCCAGAGTGGCTGA
- a CDS encoding glutathione S-transferase family protein produces the protein MNRQPIKFYRAALSGHCHRVQLMMSLLGLEYDIIEVDLANGEHRRQPFLSMNSFGQVPVIDDNGQVFADANAILVYLAIQYGGRQWLPEDPVGAAQVQRWLSAAAGPLAYELCRARLVTVFDAPYAPAPLIAASHALLAVMEQELTSRDWLAGDTPTLADIANYAYVAHGPEGNVSLQPYPNVRAWLEHVEALPGFTGMGKSVAGLRA, from the coding sequence ATGAACCGCCAGCCCATCAAATTCTATCGCGCAGCACTGTCCGGCCACTGCCATCGCGTTCAACTGATGATGAGCCTGCTAGGGCTTGAGTACGACATCATCGAGGTCGATCTGGCCAACGGCGAACACAGAAGGCAGCCGTTCCTGTCGATGAACAGCTTCGGCCAAGTGCCCGTGATTGACGACAACGGCCAGGTTTTCGCCGACGCCAACGCCATCCTTGTCTATCTCGCCATCCAGTACGGAGGACGGCAATGGTTGCCGGAGGATCCTGTCGGCGCGGCACAGGTTCAACGCTGGCTCTCGGCCGCGGCCGGCCCATTGGCGTATGAGTTGTGTCGGGCACGGCTGGTGACTGTTTTCGACGCGCCCTATGCACCCGCTCCGCTGATTGCCGCCAGCCACGCATTGCTCGCGGTCATGGAGCAGGAATTGACCTCGCGGGACTGGTTGGCTGGCGACACACCTACCCTCGCGGATATCGCCAATTACGCTTACGTTGCCCACGGCCCCGAAGGCAATGTCTCGTTGCAGCCCTACCCGAACGTGCGCGCATGGCTCGAACACGTTGAAGCACTTCCGGGGTTTACAGGCATGGGCAAATCAGTCGCCGGGCTGCGGGCTTGA
- a CDS encoding LysR family transcriptional regulator has protein sequence MDRIQEMTIFVAVAEHASFAAVARHFVVSTATVTRAVAQLERRLGTLLVVRTTRQLRLTESGVRFAADCRRLLADLSEAESSAAGIHASPSGLLTVTAPQVFGDLHVTPVLAQYLALNPQVEIRGLLMDRVAPMLDEGIDVAVRIGHLPDSSLTAVAVGSVRRMVCASPAYLAVHGSPHHPHELIDRATVSAVMAERSPAWTFTIDGQRQTLNVHSRLSLTSFNAAIHVALDGWGLTQVPSYQVRAHLESGRLCTVLEGFEVPGLPVHVVYAEGRKGSSKVRSFVDFCVTRLREDLDYSVAKPAMLS, from the coding sequence GTGGACCGTATTCAGGAAATGACGATTTTCGTTGCCGTCGCCGAACACGCCAGCTTTGCCGCTGTGGCGCGGCACTTCGTGGTGTCGACGGCGACAGTTACCCGCGCCGTTGCGCAACTGGAGCGCCGACTGGGGACGCTGCTGGTGGTACGCACCACACGCCAGCTGCGACTGACCGAATCAGGCGTTCGTTTCGCCGCAGACTGCCGGCGTTTGCTGGCTGATCTGAGCGAAGCCGAAAGCTCCGCCGCAGGGATTCACGCCAGCCCTAGCGGCCTGTTGACGGTCACTGCGCCCCAGGTGTTTGGCGATCTTCATGTAACGCCCGTGCTCGCCCAATACCTGGCACTCAACCCGCAGGTCGAAATCCGTGGCCTGCTGATGGACCGCGTCGCGCCAATGCTTGACGAAGGCATTGATGTGGCCGTGCGCATCGGCCACCTGCCGGATTCGTCGCTGACCGCTGTTGCTGTGGGCAGCGTGCGACGCATGGTCTGTGCATCGCCCGCTTATCTCGCGGTCCACGGCAGCCCGCACCACCCCCATGAGCTGATCGACCGAGCCACGGTCAGCGCCGTGATGGCCGAACGCAGCCCAGCCTGGACATTCACCATCGACGGCCAGCGGCAGACATTGAACGTGCATTCAAGGCTGTCGCTGACCTCGTTTAACGCTGCGATTCACGTCGCACTTGACGGGTGGGGGCTGACACAAGTGCCGTCCTACCAGGTTCGTGCACACCTTGAGTCCGGCCGTTTGTGCACGGTGCTTGAAGGGTTTGAAGTACCGGGTTTGCCGGTGCATGTGGTGTATGCGGAGGGTCGCAAGGGCTCGTCTAAAGTGCGCTCTTTCGTGGACTTTTGCGTGACCCGACTGCGTGAGGACCTGGATTACAGCGTTGCAAAACCTGCAATGCTCAGTTGA
- a CDS encoding MFS transporter has translation MTDSPAQYLTDVYWKRNLAVCVMGAFTTIVAMTLLLPFLPLYVEHLGVSEPAAIVQWSGVAFGATFLSAALTAPLWGRLGDRYGRKLMLIRASLGMAIAMSLIGLAENIYELVGLRLLAGLLGGYASGAIILVATQTPRERSGWALGMLSSGIMAGNLAGPLIGGFLPPLIGIRNTFFLAGGVIFITFLATLLLMKEAPRPTRAVGEKRPPSVRPWSVISDKVPVITMLVVACLVMFSIMSIEPIITVYLSQLHTENVTLMAGLVMSATAFASVLSASRIGKLADRAGHWNVVMICLASAAVTLIPQAFVTNAWQLVALRFVMGIALGGLLPCIAAIIRHAVPDSVAGRMLGYSTSSQYVGQVLGPLTGGYMGGHFGMPLVFIVTCVLMAGCAAAMFWLRPDNRSVRPQTP, from the coding sequence ATGACTGATTCTCCGGCTCAATACCTCACAGATGTCTACTGGAAACGCAACCTCGCGGTCTGCGTGATGGGTGCGTTCACCACCATTGTCGCGATGACGTTGCTGCTGCCGTTCCTGCCGTTGTACGTCGAACATCTTGGCGTGAGTGAGCCTGCAGCTATCGTGCAATGGTCGGGCGTGGCGTTTGGTGCGACCTTCTTGTCGGCTGCCCTGACGGCGCCTTTGTGGGGACGACTCGGGGACCGCTACGGTCGCAAATTGATGCTGATCCGCGCCAGCCTGGGCATGGCTATTGCGATGTCGTTGATTGGCCTGGCGGAAAATATCTATGAGTTGGTGGGGCTGCGCTTGCTGGCAGGATTGCTGGGCGGGTACGCGTCGGGGGCAATCATTCTGGTGGCCACGCAAACCCCACGGGAGCGCTCAGGTTGGGCGCTGGGCATGCTGTCCTCGGGGATCATGGCCGGCAACCTTGCAGGGCCACTGATTGGCGGTTTCCTGCCGCCGCTGATCGGCATTCGCAATACGTTTTTTCTGGCGGGCGGGGTGATCTTCATCACGTTTCTGGCGACGCTGCTGCTCATGAAGGAAGCACCCCGACCCACCCGCGCAGTCGGTGAAAAGCGCCCGCCCTCGGTTCGCCCGTGGTCCGTCATCAGCGACAAAGTACCCGTCATCACCATGCTGGTGGTCGCGTGCCTGGTGATGTTTTCAATCATGTCCATCGAGCCGATCATCACCGTTTACCTGAGCCAGCTGCATACCGAAAACGTCACGCTGATGGCCGGCCTGGTGATGTCGGCCACGGCGTTCGCCAGCGTATTGTCGGCGTCGCGCATCGGTAAGCTGGCGGACCGGGCAGGGCACTGGAACGTGGTGATGATCTGCCTTGCATCGGCGGCGGTGACGCTGATACCGCAGGCATTCGTGACGAACGCCTGGCAACTGGTCGCGTTGCGTTTTGTGATGGGCATTGCCTTGGGCGGGCTGTTGCCGTGCATAGCGGCGATCATTCGTCACGCCGTGCCAGACAGCGTGGCCGGGCGAATGCTGGGTTATTCGACGTCCAGTCAATACGTTGGCCAGGTCCTGGGACCGTTGACGGGCGGGTACATGGGTGGCCATTTCGGTATGCCGCTGGTGTTTATCGTCACCTGCGTGCTGATGGCCGGATGCGCAGCGGCGATGTTTTGGCTCAGGCCGGATAACCGATCCGTTCGCCCTCAGACACCCTGA
- a CDS encoding sensor histidine kinase has translation MDIKHSLKQRIVIVFALMSAVVAGIFAIGIIATVHVVEKKLATVSLSGNLHRLMVMENMSDWRHRPEKDELFYAQEGREELALTDDLKDLAPGFQELFRGDKAYYAMVQLVGDRRYVLLRDQRLFEKRERILFGIVLVGFVLSVLLAVLLGRLLASRVMAPVARLAGQVHHRDQLLDVAPALAENYAKDEVGALAVSFDETLGRLRGTLSREKLFTSDVSHELRTPLMVLASSCELLLEYPGLDERSRMQVVRINNATLGMKQLVETFLLLARTEGRHSHEGRQSTLRQIADELTELWRGPIEEKNLRFEYLSRDDNAVLYNGPLLRSVMGNLLRNAWHYTDEGFIRLTLTATGFTVEDSGIGIPEEKRAAMFQPFVRGDEQRGEGLGLGLSLVQRICANQDWSVTLISRQPSGCCFEVSLVSATGPV, from the coding sequence ATGGACATCAAACACAGCTTGAAGCAACGAATCGTCATCGTGTTCGCGCTGATGAGTGCAGTCGTCGCCGGTATATTTGCGATCGGCATCATCGCCACTGTGCACGTGGTTGAGAAAAAACTTGCGACCGTCAGCCTGAGCGGCAATCTGCACCGGCTGATGGTGATGGAAAACATGAGCGACTGGCGGCACCGTCCTGAGAAAGACGAGCTGTTTTACGCTCAAGAGGGCAGAGAAGAACTGGCGCTCACCGACGATCTCAAGGATCTCGCGCCCGGTTTTCAAGAGCTTTTTCGCGGCGATAAAGCCTATTACGCGATGGTCCAGCTGGTCGGTGACCGACGCTACGTGCTGTTGCGCGATCAACGCCTTTTCGAGAAGCGTGAGCGAATTCTGTTCGGCATCGTGCTGGTGGGTTTTGTACTCAGTGTGCTGCTTGCGGTGCTGCTGGGGCGCCTGTTGGCGTCCAGGGTGATGGCGCCGGTAGCACGTCTTGCAGGGCAGGTTCATCACCGCGATCAGTTGCTGGACGTGGCGCCGGCGCTGGCCGAGAACTACGCCAAGGACGAAGTCGGTGCGCTGGCGGTGTCTTTCGATGAAACCCTTGGCCGGCTGCGCGGCACATTGAGCCGCGAAAAACTGTTCACCAGCGACGTCAGCCACGAACTGCGCACGCCGTTGATGGTACTGGCGTCGTCCTGCGAACTGCTGCTGGAATACCCGGGGCTCGATGAGCGCTCGCGCATGCAGGTGGTGCGCATCAACAACGCGACGCTTGGCATGAAGCAACTGGTCGAAACGTTTTTGCTGCTGGCACGCACCGAAGGCCGGCATTCGCATGAGGGCCGGCAGTCGACCCTGCGGCAGATCGCCGATGAGCTGACCGAGCTGTGGCGGGGGCCCATCGAAGAAAAGAACCTGAGATTCGAGTACCTGTCCCGCGATGACAATGCGGTGCTGTACAACGGCCCGTTGCTGCGTTCGGTGATGGGCAATCTGTTGCGCAACGCCTGGCATTACACCGACGAAGGGTTTATCCGACTAACGCTGACGGCCACCGGCTTCACCGTCGAGGACAGCGGCATCGGTATTCCCGAAGAGAAACGTGCGGCGATGTTCCAGCCCTTTGTGCGGGGCGACGAGCAACGTGGGGAGGGCCTGGGCCTTGGGCTTTCGCTGGTTCAGCGGATCTGCGCCAACCAGGACTGGAGCGTAACGCTGATCAGCCGGCAACCTTCGGGGTGTTGTTTCGAGGTGTCGCTGGTGTCGGCAACCGGTCCGGTTTGA
- a CDS encoding phosphatase PAP2 family protein, protein MNHTRYRFYLINIGIPLLIALGLFLAFDLTNLDVLISDALYNTTTHEFVLGHNKLFENFTHRWARIIPNWTGEAAMIGAFLSFVWPLFRADKHASIIAWMERTRVAQFLQFLTRHRRDLLFVVVSFAVTTGFIHYFKSHTSVFCPVETTLYGGIEEKREWFENFNLLHEAGKGRCWPGGHASGGFTMMALYFVALRYRWRHAKAVLVATLLLGFFYGTTRIFQGWHFMSHTPWAGVIVWFSMFFTAMAFYGRARLDPDYVAPDRARTAPATT, encoded by the coding sequence GTGAACCACACTCGCTATCGCTTTTACCTGATCAATATCGGGATTCCGCTGCTGATCGCACTCGGGCTGTTTCTAGCGTTCGACCTGACCAACCTCGACGTGCTGATCAGTGACGCGCTGTACAACACCACCACCCATGAGTTTGTGCTGGGTCATAACAAACTGTTCGAAAACTTCACTCACCGGTGGGCGCGCATCATTCCGAACTGGACGGGAGAAGCCGCAATGATTGGCGCGTTTCTGTCGTTTGTCTGGCCGCTTTTTCGGGCCGACAAACACGCGTCAATCATCGCCTGGATGGAAAGAACCCGCGTTGCGCAGTTCTTGCAGTTCTTGACTCGCCATCGCCGGGACTTGCTGTTTGTGGTGGTTTCATTCGCCGTGACCACCGGTTTCATCCACTACTTCAAGAGCCACACCAGCGTGTTCTGCCCGGTGGAAACCACGCTGTATGGCGGTATTGAAGAGAAGCGCGAGTGGTTCGAAAACTTCAACCTGCTCCACGAAGCGGGCAAAGGCCGGTGCTGGCCGGGCGGTCACGCGTCAGGCGGCTTCACCATGATGGCGCTGTACTTCGTCGCGTTACGTTATCGCTGGAGACATGCCAAGGCGGTGCTGGTCGCGACCCTGCTGCTGGGATTCTTCTACGGCACGACGCGGATCTTCCAGGGCTGGCATTTCATGTCTCACACGCCTTGGGCCGGGGTGATCGTCTGGTTCTCGATGTTCTTCACGGCGATGGCGTTCTACGGCCGGGCGAGGCTCGATCCTGACTACGTTGCGCCCGACCGGGCCCGGACAGCACCCGCAACTACCTGA
- a CDS encoding TIGR04211 family SH3 domain-containing protein, whose protein sequence is MLLVCVDARAETSGKDRWVSDTLSTYVRSGPTDGYRIVGTLKSGQKVELVNTQGDYSQVRGTSGETVWIPSSDLQQVPGQTERLPQLTQQVSDLSGQLKTIDDDWKTKVQGMQETLDSRKKLVDELEARAKDLNAQLTDAQSELRATQAKLGDENNQVLMRYMVYGGSIAGAGLLLGLILPALTRGRKRNDRWF, encoded by the coding sequence ATGCTTCTTGTGTGCGTCGATGCGCGTGCCGAAACCAGCGGCAAGGATCGCTGGGTCAGTGACACGTTGAGCACTTACGTGCGCAGCGGTCCAACCGACGGTTACCGGATTGTCGGCACGCTCAAATCGGGTCAGAAAGTTGAGCTCGTCAACACTCAGGGCGACTACAGTCAGGTGCGTGGCACGTCCGGCGAGACGGTGTGGATTCCGTCCAGTGATCTGCAGCAAGTGCCTGGCCAGACCGAACGCTTGCCGCAACTCACGCAGCAGGTCAGTGACCTCAGTGGTCAGTTGAAGACCATCGACGATGACTGGAAAACCAAAGTGCAGGGCATGCAGGAAACCCTGGATTCGCGCAAGAAACTGGTGGACGAGCTCGAGGCTCGCGCCAAGGACTTGAACGCCCAGTTGACCGACGCCCAGTCCGAGTTGCGTGCCACCCAGGCCAAGCTCGGCGATGAGAATAATCAGGTGCTGATGCGCTACATGGTTTATGGCGGCAGCATCGCCGGGGCAGGGTTGCTGCTGGGCCTCATCCTTCCGGCGCTGACCCGCGGCCGCAAGCGCAACGATCGCTGGTTCTGA